The following coding sequences are from one Paenibacillus stellifer window:
- a CDS encoding nitrogenase component 1 yields the protein MNHEIRQRFARVREKRLGTLTAFYGDSGTLADELEREEPAQRIRTYSETTDDEVIGAIRLLGRIRGAVTIIHGPPGCGAAKLEDELRSGGGPWLLTHIEENDSILGADDKLRDAIGRAQRLWKPDIIFILATPVIAINNDDIQSATVEAEELYGIPVVPIFAAGFRSKSPLYGYDLIYHALAKHVLNEEPASDNSERFINLIGTAETRTGNIIRELTAAGISYNNVSGFYTLSDLRRSPGAAASAALDRDDAGYLLAWLEESRGVARLDVPPPIGLTGTHRWLLAAADALDTGAETRNVIEAARTETAETLALQRLGDISVFIDLPPEQAFGIGELVTELGGKVTAFALTHADLTHAPRLREWSRRHNPHVLIEPGQPFEKINALNKWRPDLYIGRSETAVWAAAAGIPAASVDAVDIYGFQGALALAGLFGKALRNQALSRYLSAGGSSYREGWLAKSVNWHIKQEVR from the coding sequence ATGAACCATGAGATCAGACAGCGGTTCGCTCGGGTTCGGGAGAAGCGCCTCGGAACGCTGACCGCCTTCTATGGCGACAGCGGGACGCTGGCGGATGAACTGGAGCGGGAGGAGCCGGCTCAGCGGATCCGCACCTACTCGGAGACGACCGACGACGAGGTGATCGGAGCCATCCGTCTGCTGGGACGGATTCGCGGAGCTGTCACGATCATTCACGGCCCTCCGGGCTGCGGCGCGGCGAAGCTTGAGGATGAGCTGCGCTCCGGCGGCGGGCCTTGGCTGCTTACACATATCGAGGAGAATGATTCCATCCTTGGGGCGGACGACAAGCTGAGAGATGCGATCGGCAGAGCGCAGCGGCTGTGGAAGCCGGATATCATCTTCATTCTGGCCACACCTGTCATAGCGATCAACAATGATGACATCCAATCCGCTACTGTAGAGGCGGAGGAGCTGTACGGCATTCCGGTTGTCCCGATATTCGCAGCTGGCTTTCGTTCCAAGTCGCCGCTGTACGGCTACGACCTTATCTATCACGCTTTAGCCAAGCATGTGCTGAACGAGGAGCCGGCTTCGGACAACAGCGAGCGGTTTATCAACCTGATCGGGACAGCGGAGACAAGAACGGGGAATATCATTAGAGAGCTGACAGCCGCAGGAATTTCATATAACAACGTGTCAGGATTCTATACGCTCTCCGATCTCCGCAGATCTCCGGGAGCCGCCGCCTCCGCAGCACTGGACCGGGATGATGCCGGCTATCTGCTGGCCTGGCTGGAGGAAAGCCGTGGCGTCGCCAGGCTCGATGTCCCGCCGCCGATCGGCTTGACCGGAACTCACCGTTGGCTTCTGGCCGCGGCGGATGCCTTGGACACCGGCGCCGAGACGCGGAATGTGATCGAGGCCGCCAGGACGGAGACGGCGGAGACGCTCGCACTTCAGCGGCTGGGCGATATCTCGGTCTTCATTGATCTTCCGCCGGAGCAGGCCTTCGGGATCGGCGAATTAGTAACGGAGCTTGGAGGGAAGGTGACTGCCTTTGCTCTAACCCATGCCGACCTTACCCATGCCCCAAGGCTCAGGGAATGGTCCCGCCGCCACAATCCGCATGTGCTGATCGAACCAGGGCAGCCGTTCGAGAAGATCAACGCGCTGAACAAATGGCGGCCAGACCTCTATATCGGCCGGAGCGAGACGGCCGTATGGGCGGCTGCCGCAGGCATTCCGGCAGCTTCGGTGGACGCCGTGGACATTTACGGCTTCCAGGGAGCACTTGCGCTGGCCGG
- a CDS encoding nitrogenase iron protein NifH → MGAHRQGRSAQGGRCGAESWGSGDCGRSQCGSLNRIIRKSETGLGQAAYRRLIEMAKNTKHIAIYGKGGIGKSTTTSNISAALAEAGHRVIQIGCDPKSDSTNTLRGGDYLPTVIDSLRDSGKTRLEDISAIGFKGILCIEAGGPVPGVGCAGRGINAAVGLLQELNVFEEFEADYVLYDVLGDVVCGGFAVPIRDGITDRAYVVSSSDFMAVYAANNLFKAIGKYAPSGGARLGGIIGNSVLPGYPQALIEDFAKVTGASVAGYVPRSPVVAQSELYGKTVIEASPQSDQAEVYRKLAAHVASNEQLTVPAPLNVTDLRDWARSWGDAINKEAVSSGTAAN, encoded by the coding sequence GTGGGAGCGCACAGACAAGGCCGAAGCGCTCAAGGCGGCCGCTGCGGCGCAGAGTCATGGGGCAGCGGTGACTGTGGCCGAAGCCAGTGCGGCTCTCTGAACCGAATAATCAGGAAGTCGGAGACAGGATTAGGGCAAGCAGCATACAGGAGGTTGATAGAAATGGCGAAGAATACCAAGCATATTGCCATCTACGGCAAGGGCGGAATCGGCAAATCGACCACTACTTCCAATATCAGCGCCGCCCTGGCGGAAGCGGGTCACCGGGTCATCCAGATCGGCTGCGATCCGAAGAGCGATTCGACTAATACATTGCGGGGCGGCGATTATTTGCCGACGGTGATCGACAGCCTTAGGGACAGCGGCAAAACGCGGCTGGAGGATATTTCGGCGATCGGATTCAAAGGCATTCTCTGCATCGAAGCGGGCGGTCCCGTGCCCGGCGTCGGCTGCGCGGGGCGCGGCATCAACGCCGCAGTCGGCCTGCTGCAGGAGCTGAACGTGTTCGAGGAGTTCGAAGCGGATTATGTGCTGTACGACGTGCTGGGAGACGTCGTCTGCGGCGGCTTTGCCGTTCCGATCCGGGACGGCATTACGGACCGGGCATATGTCGTCAGCTCCTCTGACTTCATGGCGGTCTACGCCGCGAATAATCTGTTCAAAGCCATCGGCAAATACGCCCCCTCCGGCGGAGCGAGACTCGGCGGCATTATCGGGAACAGCGTTCTGCCCGGCTATCCGCAGGCGCTGATCGAGGATTTCGCGAAGGTGACGGGCGCGTCCGTGGCCGGGTATGTGCCCCGGTCGCCTGTTGTGGCGCAGAGCGAGCTTTACGGCAAGACGGTCATCGAAGCCAGTCCGCAGTCGGACCAGGCGGAGGTGTACCGCAAGCTGGCAGCGCATGTGGCCTCCAATGAGCAGTTGACCGTTCCGGCTCCGCTGAATGTTACTGATCTTCGCGACTGGGCGAGAAGCTGGGGGGATGCCATCAACAAGGAGGCGGTATCTTCGGGAACCGCCGCGAACTAA
- the metK gene encoding methionine adenosyltransferase: MTKYLFTSESVTEGHPDKICDQISDAILDSILEQDSNGRVACEVAVTTGLVLIAGEISTSANVNIPAIARDAIVKIGYDHSSLGFDGHTCAILSSLDEQSADIAQGVDQALESRLLVNAGETEIELGAGDQGLMFGYATDETPELFPLPISLAHKLARRLAEARKSGLLPYLRPDGKTQVTVEYDDDRAVRVDTIVVSTQHDPDIELEQIWKDIIRHVVEPTVPEGLLDGSTKYYINPTGRFVVGGPHGDAGLTGRKIIVDTYGGYARHGGGAFSGKDPTKVDRSAAYAARHVAKNIVAAGLARRAEIQLAYAIGVASPVSVTVNSFGTGILPDDEIAAAVKAVFDLRPGAIIRTLDLKRPIYRQTAAYGHFGRSDLDLPWERTDKAEALKAAAAAQSHGAAVTVAEASAAL, encoded by the coding sequence ATGACCAAGTATCTGTTTACTTCAGAATCCGTTACAGAAGGACACCCGGATAAAATCTGCGACCAGATTTCGGATGCCATTCTGGACTCCATATTGGAACAGGACTCGAACGGAAGAGTCGCCTGCGAGGTGGCGGTCACGACGGGGCTCGTTCTGATCGCCGGCGAGATTTCGACCTCGGCGAACGTCAATATTCCGGCCATTGCGCGGGATGCGATCGTGAAGATCGGCTACGATCATTCTTCACTCGGCTTCGACGGCCATACCTGCGCCATTCTCAGCTCGCTTGACGAGCAGTCGGCAGATATTGCCCAAGGCGTGGATCAGGCGCTGGAATCGAGGCTTCTGGTCAATGCCGGTGAGACGGAAATCGAGCTTGGAGCAGGCGACCAGGGACTGATGTTCGGCTATGCGACGGATGAGACGCCGGAGCTGTTCCCGCTGCCGATCTCCCTGGCCCACAAGCTGGCGAGAAGACTGGCAGAGGCCCGCAAGAGCGGACTGCTGCCGTATTTGCGTCCGGACGGCAAGACGCAGGTAACCGTGGAGTATGACGATGACCGCGCCGTTCGTGTCGACACCATCGTTGTGTCCACCCAGCATGACCCGGACATCGAGCTGGAGCAAATCTGGAAGGATATCATCCGGCATGTCGTGGAGCCGACGGTTCCCGAAGGGCTGCTGGACGGAAGTACGAAGTACTATATTAACCCGACAGGCCGGTTCGTGGTCGGCGGACCGCACGGCGACGCCGGATTGACCGGACGCAAGATCATTGTCGACACCTACGGCGGCTACGCCCGCCATGGAGGCGGAGCCTTCAGCGGCAAGGACCCGACGAAGGTGGACCGCAGCGCCGCTTATGCCGCCCGCCACGTCGCCAAGAACATTGTAGCGGCTGGCCTGGCCCGCCGCGCTGAAATTCAGCTGGCCTACGCCATCGGCGTCGCCAGCCCGGTCTCGGTCACGGTGAACAGCTTCGGCACCGGCATCCTTCCCGACGATGAAATCGCGGCTGCGGTGAAGGCAGTCTTCGATCTCCGTCCGGGAGCGATTATCCGGACACTTGATCTCAAGCGGCCGATTTACCGGCAGACTGCGGCCTATGGCCATTTTGGCAGAAGCGATCTGGATCTGCCGTGGGAGCGCACAGACAAGGCCGAAGCGCTCAAGGCGGCCGCTGCGGCGCAGAGTCATGGGGCAGCGGTGACTGTGGCCGAAGCCAGTGCGGCTCTCTGA
- a CDS encoding PQQ-binding-like beta-propeller repeat protein: MIKWMNRITAGTLGLGLLLGGTGAAVADTASHTSYVGNNYDTSASSISAKEIKAQWVSAMDAAADDSQGDYSVDQGLTASGGGQIYIIKSGQLTALDAQTGKTVWKFGAGLQAPILYRNGVLYTASKPGTIYAVNAVNGKKLWAAAKPSSPGASQLTVDGERLLVRSGGIQAYRLKDGVLQWTAKDETPFNQPIMAAGGLVFATNTISGAYSYNLLHAYDSATGKQLWESGHYSLPLAVKDGKVVVQRESTPFEIQELTTLDTLDAKTGKITGTTVYNPANINLTDPQHAPGNYGAWFEGGRIYLNAGNKLYSYPEAADPAKTVRDTYSAESIGPKDLAYAAGPYDERIIFTNNHDLYGVKTTDKSAVSYNGSIRNPIARLDLIGHGMYVIQTDGRLIGIHLKTAQPVVQLETNGHVFGPSLSESGMIIVQSRGKVQAFKEPDSLRIK, from the coding sequence ATGATCAAGTGGATGAACCGGATTACGGCGGGAACGCTCGGTCTCGGGCTGCTGCTTGGGGGGACAGGTGCGGCTGTGGCGGATACGGCATCTCATACTTCGTATGTCGGGAACAACTATGATACCTCGGCGTCGTCAATATCCGCGAAGGAGATCAAGGCGCAGTGGGTCTCGGCAATGGATGCAGCCGCCGATGATTCTCAAGGAGATTATTCGGTGGATCAAGGACTCACGGCATCAGGCGGCGGACAAATCTATATCATCAAATCCGGACAGCTGACGGCGCTGGACGCACAGACGGGAAAGACGGTATGGAAGTTCGGTGCGGGCCTTCAGGCGCCGATCCTGTACCGGAACGGTGTGCTGTACACAGCTTCGAAGCCGGGAACGATCTATGCGGTTAATGCGGTCAACGGGAAAAAGCTCTGGGCTGCCGCCAAGCCTTCAAGCCCGGGAGCGTCGCAGCTGACCGTGGATGGAGAGCGGCTGCTGGTGAGAAGCGGCGGAATTCAGGCGTACCGGCTGAAGGATGGCGTTCTGCAATGGACCGCCAAGGATGAGACCCCGTTCAATCAGCCGATCATGGCGGCAGGCGGACTGGTATTTGCCACGAACACCATCTCCGGGGCCTATTCGTATAATCTGTTGCATGCCTATGATTCGGCGACAGGCAAGCAGTTGTGGGAGTCAGGCCATTATAGTTTGCCTCTTGCGGTGAAGGACGGCAAAGTAGTGGTACAGCGAGAGAGTACGCCTTTTGAAATACAAGAGCTGACCACGCTCGATACGCTGGACGCCAAGACCGGCAAAATTACCGGAACGACTGTCTATAATCCCGCGAACATCAATCTGACCGATCCTCAGCATGCTCCCGGAAATTATGGAGCCTGGTTTGAAGGCGGCCGCATTTATCTGAATGCGGGGAACAAGCTGTACAGCTATCCGGAAGCCGCCGATCCCGCGAAGACAGTGAGGGACACGTATTCGGCGGAGAGCATAGGGCCGAAGGACTTGGCCTACGCGGCGGGCCCGTATGACGAGCGGATTATTTTTACCAATAACCATGATCTGTACGGCGTCAAGACGACCGACAAATCGGCGGTTTCCTATAATGGAAGCATCCGCAATCCCATCGCCCGTCTTGATTTGATCGGCCACGGCATGTATGTGATCCAGACCGACGGACGGCTGATCGGCATCCATCTGAAGACGGCGCAGCCGGTCGTTCAACTGGAGACGAACGGGCATGTCTTTGGCCCGAGCCTGTCCGAGAGCGGAATGATTATTGTGCAGAGCAGAGGGAAGGTGCAGGCCTTTAAGGAACCGGACAGTCTCCGAATCAAATAG
- a CDS encoding phosphotransferase family protein yields the protein MAGGREESGRGTEDGRTGRNEGAQGKGKFISAGHPHDNDNDAGSRLNDLREPDENAQSEVEASGGPKTTPIQEEAAGAGLQNTALPEVRPSSEAKGSEAKNDELPQRANGWIVSVLGAGSLRVKESQLLPGSTSSVLYRVTLEDEGEADEGGAGVMEAVIRLYDNESWLRMEPDLAQHEAAALRRAKLAGLSAPRLLGADPDGAACGLPAVLMTLLPGRVNLKPRDMRSWLAGLAQALAGIHAAPAEEFRWTHFPYSDIANLRAPGWTRCPESWSAAADFVKRRRPTFVPRFIHRDFHPANVLWSGDSVSGIVDWPNACIGPAGADVGHCRLNLAELYGVEAADLFLELYADVAGAQFSYHPYWDLLSLFDGLDDQPPQVYVGWSAFGVTDLTAELIQERLEHYQTSLMKRLEEDGKWE from the coding sequence ATGGCAGGCGGCAGGGAAGAGAGCGGCAGGGGGACGGAAGACGGGCGCACAGGGAGAAATGAGGGTGCGCAGGGGAAGGGGAAGTTCATCTCGGCAGGACATCCACATGACAATGATAATGATGCGGGCTCAAGGCTCAATGACTTACGAGAACCGGACGAGAACGCACAGTCGGAGGTTGAGGCCAGCGGCGGGCCGAAGACAACGCCGATCCAGGAGGAAGCCGCAGGGGCGGGCCTGCAAAATACGGCGCTTCCGGAAGTCCGGCCTAGCAGCGAGGCGAAAGGCAGCGAGGCGAAGAACGACGAGCTGCCGCAGCGGGCGAACGGCTGGATCGTGTCGGTTCTCGGCGCCGGTTCTCTGCGCGTCAAAGAGAGCCAGCTTCTCCCGGGAAGCACCTCCAGTGTCCTGTACCGGGTTACGCTGGAGGACGAAGGAGAAGCGGACGAAGGAGGAGCAGGTGTTATGGAAGCGGTCATCCGCCTGTATGACAATGAAAGCTGGCTCCGCATGGAGCCCGACCTGGCTCAGCACGAGGCCGCTGCGCTCCGGCGGGCGAAGCTGGCCGGCCTCTCTGCGCCGAGACTGCTCGGCGCAGACCCGGACGGCGCGGCCTGCGGGCTGCCCGCCGTCCTGATGACTCTGCTGCCGGGCAGAGTCAATCTGAAGCCCCGCGACATGCGGAGCTGGCTCGCGGGGCTGGCGCAGGCCCTTGCCGGCATCCACGCCGCGCCGGCAGAGGAATTCCGCTGGACGCATTTCCCGTACAGCGACATCGCGAACCTCCGGGCTCCCGGCTGGACCCGCTGCCCGGAGAGCTGGTCTGCGGCGGCGGACTTCGTCAAGCGCCGGCGGCCGACCTTCGTGCCCCGGTTCATTCACCGGGACTTCCATCCGGCCAATGTGCTGTGGAGCGGGGATTCCGTCAGCGGAATCGTCGATTGGCCGAACGCCTGCATCGGCCCTGCCGGAGCCGATGTGGGGCACTGCCGCTTGAATCTGGCGGAGCTGTACGGTGTGGAAGCCGCGGATTTGTTCCTGGAGTTGTATGCGGATGTAGCCGGTGCGCAGTTCTCCTATCATCCGTACTGGGATCTGCTGTCCCTGTTCGACGGGCTGGATGATCAGCCGCCGCAGGTTTACGTGGGCTGGTCCGCGTTCGGCGTAACGGATCTGACGGCAGAGCTTATTCAGGAGCGTCTGGAGCATTATCAGACAAGCTTGATGAAACGACTGGAGGAGGACGGGAAGTGGGAATGA
- a CDS encoding fumarylacetoacetate hydrolase family protein has protein sequence MAEGKPNKGKEGTHEMKLLQYRSNGGIKLGVKTPEGIVDIEATAEQAGVQAPANMEEVIGSGDEALTLLSGLLAGSPVLLPEETVEFAPSVTRPRKILCVGLNYKSHAEEAGFESVSVPVLFSKLDNTLSAHKETIAIPPGLSQIDYEAELVVVIGRRASRVAKEEALSYVFGYAAGNDLTARELQFRTTQWLLGKSLDGFGPVGPWIATADEIDPGSLRIECRVNGELRQSANTGNMIHTCAELVSYISQYLTLEPGDLIYTGTPEGVILGLPEEKRVWLKSGDKVEITIDGLGTLENTLA, from the coding sequence ATGGCAGAAGGCAAGCCTAATAAGGGGAAAGAAGGGACCCATGAAATGAAGCTGCTGCAGTATAGAAGCAATGGCGGAATCAAGCTTGGCGTGAAGACGCCGGAAGGCATCGTTGACATCGAGGCGACGGCTGAACAGGCGGGAGTCCAGGCTCCTGCAAATATGGAGGAAGTGATCGGGAGCGGCGATGAAGCGCTGACTCTGCTGAGCGGGCTGTTGGCGGGGTCGCCGGTCCTGCTGCCGGAAGAGACTGTGGAGTTCGCGCCCAGCGTGACCCGCCCGCGCAAAATTCTCTGCGTTGGCCTCAACTACAAAAGCCATGCGGAAGAAGCGGGCTTTGAATCGGTTTCGGTTCCGGTGCTGTTCAGCAAGCTCGACAACACGCTGTCGGCCCACAAGGAGACGATTGCAATACCGCCGGGGCTGTCGCAGATCGACTATGAAGCGGAGCTCGTCGTGGTGATCGGCCGCAGAGCTTCCCGCGTAGCGAAGGAAGAGGCTCTGAGCTATGTTTTCGGCTATGCCGCCGGCAATGATTTGACCGCCCGCGAGCTGCAGTTCCGCACAACCCAATGGCTCCTCGGCAAATCGCTGGACGGCTTCGGGCCGGTAGGGCCCTGGATTGCGACGGCCGATGAGATTGATCCCGGCAGCCTTCGCATCGAATGCCGTGTCAACGGGGAGCTTCGGCAGTCCGCCAACACCGGGAACATGATCCATACCTGCGCCGAGCTGGTGTCCTACATATCGCAGTACCTTACCCTGGAGCCTGGGGATTTGATTTATACAGGAACGCCGGAAGGGGTTATTCTTGGATTGCCCGAGGAAAAGCGGGTATGGCTGAAATCCGGGGATAAAGTCGAGATTACGATTGACGGCTTGGGTACGCTGGAAAATACGCTCGCTTAG
- a CDS encoding Cof-type HAD-IIB family hydrolase, translated as MDYRIVFFDIDGTLVNEEKEIPADTLEAVAHLKKNGIEPVIATGRAPYFIKPLAEALGIDSYVCLNGAFVVYKGKVVHKQPLDKETIAALVELAGKHKHSLVFEGGESYFADTENHPFVTESVNTLKVDQPGWDPEFWKNNEIYQMFLHCESHEEALYEELLTKLRLIRWHPLALDVLPPGSSKAMGIQALLDNLGLSREEAIAFGDGLNDKEMLELAGLGIAMGNSHEELLPYADYVTSSVDDGGIYKGLQHASLI; from the coding sequence ATGGATTATAGGATTGTGTTTTTTGATATCGACGGCACGCTTGTCAACGAGGAGAAGGAAATTCCGGCGGATACGCTGGAGGCCGTCGCCCATTTAAAGAAGAACGGCATTGAGCCGGTGATTGCGACCGGCCGGGCGCCTTATTTTATCAAGCCGCTGGCGGAAGCGCTGGGCATCGACTCCTATGTATGTCTGAACGGGGCTTTTGTCGTATACAAGGGCAAAGTTGTGCATAAGCAGCCGCTGGACAAGGAGACGATTGCGGCGCTGGTGGAGCTTGCGGGCAAGCACAAGCATTCGCTCGTGTTTGAAGGCGGAGAGTCTTATTTTGCCGATACGGAGAATCATCCTTTTGTCACGGAATCCGTGAACACCCTGAAGGTCGATCAGCCGGGCTGGGACCCCGAGTTCTGGAAAAACAATGAAATCTACCAGATGTTCCTGCACTGTGAGAGCCATGAAGAGGCGCTGTACGAAGAGCTGCTGACGAAGCTGCGGCTGATTCGCTGGCATCCGCTTGCACTGGACGTGCTCCCGCCCGGAAGCTCCAAGGCAATGGGCATTCAGGCGCTGCTGGACAACCTTGGCCTTAGCCGGGAGGAAGCGATCGCGTTCGGCGACGGCCTCAACGACAAAGAAATGCTGGAGCTGGCCGGACTCGGCATCGCGATGGGCAATTCACATGAAGAGCTGCTTCCCTACGCCGACTATGTGACAAGCAGCGTGGATGACGGAGGCATTTACAAAGGGCTTCAGCACGCCAGCCTGATTTAA
- a CDS encoding LLM class flavin-dependent oxidoreductase produces MNPSILKTSASGSVFEFGVYTLGDIVPDPLTGRSASHRERLRDIVAAAKLADEAGLDIFGVGEHHRLDFAVSSVPVVLSAISQVTKRIKLASTTMVLGTIDPVRLFEDFATLDLLSDGRAEIMVGRGAFTESFPLFGYDLSDYQQLFTENIGLLQKLGEESTVSWEGHFRSPLKDAEISPRPLQPSLPLWIGVGGTPASAERAGTLGTGMAIAILSGNPERFAHLAELYRQAGQQAGYSPDSLKVGITSHGYIAKTSKQALDDFYPYYLNYLNGIMAHPGQEFRFTREDFEAYTRPGEALAVGSPEQIVEKILHQHELFGHTRFMAQMDVGGMPFSKVASAIELLATEVAPIVRREIAKRTGAN; encoded by the coding sequence ATGAACCCTTCCATTCTAAAAACGTCAGCGTCCGGCAGCGTCTTTGAGTTCGGCGTCTATACGCTGGGCGATATCGTCCCCGATCCCCTGACAGGCCGTTCGGCGAGCCACCGGGAGCGTCTGCGGGATATTGTAGCGGCCGCCAAGCTCGCCGACGAGGCCGGACTTGATATATTCGGCGTCGGGGAGCATCATCGCCTCGATTTTGCCGTCTCCTCCGTTCCCGTAGTTCTGTCCGCCATCTCTCAGGTCACCAAGCGGATCAAGCTCGCCAGCACGACCATGGTGCTCGGCACCATCGATCCCGTCCGCCTGTTCGAGGACTTCGCCACGCTCGACCTTTTGTCGGACGGACGCGCAGAGATAATGGTCGGACGCGGCGCGTTCACCGAATCGTTCCCGCTGTTCGGATACGACCTGAGTGACTATCAGCAGCTGTTCACCGAGAATATCGGCCTTCTGCAAAAACTCGGAGAGGAGAGCACTGTCTCGTGGGAGGGCCATTTCCGTTCGCCGCTCAAGGACGCGGAAATCTCGCCCCGCCCTCTCCAGCCGAGTCTCCCGCTCTGGATCGGCGTCGGCGGGACGCCAGCCAGCGCGGAGAGAGCCGGCACGCTTGGCACCGGCATGGCAATAGCCATTCTGTCCGGCAATCCGGAGCGCTTCGCCCATCTGGCAGAGCTGTACCGGCAGGCCGGACAGCAGGCGGGCTACAGCCCGGATTCCCTGAAGGTGGGCATAACGAGCCACGGCTATATCGCCAAGACATCCAAGCAGGCGCTGGACGACTTCTATCCGTACTACCTGAACTATCTGAACGGCATCATGGCCCATCCCGGCCAGGAGTTCCGGTTCACGCGCGAAGATTTCGAAGCGTATACCCGGCCCGGCGAGGCACTGGCTGTCGGAAGTCCGGAGCAGATTGTCGAGAAAATCCTGCACCAGCATGAGCTGTTCGGACATACCCGCTTCATGGCCCAGATGGACGTCGGCGGCATGCCCTTCTCCAAGGTTGCTTCGGCCATCGAGCTGCTGGCGACAGAGGTCGCTCCAATCGTCCGCCGGGAGATTGCGAAGAGAACCGGCGCCAATTGA
- a CDS encoding N-acetylmuramoyl-L-alanine amidase, whose product MNRDRSNLTSPDQRNSKRPRTYSRSRRKAWLKPAAWLTAALAALLCLVPASSYTVRADSYTAKVYASSLNVRSEPAASSAITGSLKSGAVVTVTDEQHGWLKIRQGSLTGWVAGYYLKRSSGSPASVQSNSPSAASSSSAGGSASRSRATVTADSLRIRGGPGTGYEVVGSLRGGNSVTVLSSRSGWMNIRTPEGVTGWVSSSYISYAASSSSGSSSSASGGSASRSHSGGIRGKLIVVDAGHGGDDPGMIGTTYGTMEKDLNLQTALYLRDYLTAAGAKVRMTRTKDSQKPSLSSRAQLSQTIGADAFVSVHFNSSPKNVSGTLTFFYSESGDLPLARAIEHRLGDGIGLKSNGLSFGNYHILRENTIPAALVELGFLTSARDESIVRTSSYQKKAARAIADGLADYFSK is encoded by the coding sequence ATGAACAGAGATCGATCTAACCTTACATCGCCCGATCAACGAAATTCGAAACGCCCGCGTACATATTCCCGTTCCCGCCGCAAGGCTTGGCTCAAACCCGCCGCCTGGCTGACAGCCGCCCTTGCCGCGCTCCTGTGCCTTGTGCCGGCGTCGTCCTACACGGTCCGTGCGGACAGCTACACGGCCAAGGTCTACGCCTCCTCGCTCAATGTCCGAAGCGAGCCTGCCGCCAGCTCCGCCATCACTGGCTCGCTAAAGAGCGGCGCCGTCGTCACCGTGACGGACGAGCAGCATGGCTGGCTGAAGATCCGGCAGGGTTCCCTGACCGGCTGGGTCGCGGGCTACTATCTGAAGCGGTCCTCCGGCTCCCCGGCCTCTGTCCAGAGCAATTCACCCTCCGCAGCATCTTCTTCCTCTGCGGGGGGAAGCGCCTCCCGGTCCAGAGCGACCGTCACGGCGGATTCGCTCCGCATCCGCGGCGGTCCCGGAACGGGCTACGAAGTCGTCGGTTCACTGCGGGGAGGCAACAGTGTAACCGTGCTGTCCAGCCGGTCCGGATGGATGAACATCCGGACGCCGGAGGGCGTAACCGGCTGGGTGTCTTCCTCTTACATCTCGTATGCCGCGTCCAGTTCGTCCGGTTCCTCCTCCTCTGCCTCGGGAGGCTCCGCAAGCCGGTCCCATTCCGGCGGCATCCGCGGCAAGCTGATTGTCGTCGACGCCGGTCATGGAGGAGACGATCCCGGCATGATCGGGACGACTTACGGTACCATGGAGAAGGACCTCAACCTGCAGACGGCGCTGTATCTGCGCGACTATTTGACAGCGGCCGGCGCAAAGGTAAGGATGACGCGGACGAAGGACAGCCAGAAGCCATCCCTGTCCAGCCGCGCGCAGCTCTCGCAGACGATCGGGGCGGACGCCTTCGTCAGCGTTCATTTCAATTCCTCACCGAAAAATGTATCCGGTACGCTAACCTTCTTTTACTCGGAATCAGGCGATCTCCCGCTGGCCCGCGCCATCGAGCACCGGCTCGGCGACGGCATCGGCCTCAAGAGCAACGGCCTGTCCTTCGGGAATTATCATATCCTGCGCGAGAACACGATTCCGGCGGCGCTCGTGGAGCTTGGCTTCCTCACCAGTGCGAGAGACGAGTCAATCGTGCGGACATCATCCTATCAGAAGAAGGCCGCCCGGGCGATCGCCGACGGCCTCGCGGACTACTTCTCGAAATGA